Proteins co-encoded in one Candidatus Binatus sp. genomic window:
- a CDS encoding MaoC family dehydratase, with protein sequence MSASISKLTGAGNYFEDFEVGAKLRHARGTTVGEIENQMLTKLVLNTADSHYNEHRMKATQFGQRLVFGLVTGSVCIGLATQDTGENALAELGLTGIRFTSPVFHGDTLYAYSEVLEKRDADRADAGIVRFKHWGTKHDGTIVFEGERTVLIKRRSHWGNR encoded by the coding sequence GTGAGTGCATCGATCTCGAAGCTGACCGGCGCCGGCAATTACTTCGAAGACTTCGAAGTCGGCGCGAAATTGCGTCACGCACGCGGCACCACCGTCGGCGAGATCGAAAATCAGATGCTCACCAAGCTCGTGCTGAACACCGCCGACAGCCACTACAACGAGCATCGCATGAAGGCGACGCAATTCGGCCAGCGGCTGGTCTTCGGGCTGGTGACCGGCTCGGTGTGCATCGGGCTGGCGACGCAGGACACGGGCGAAAATGCGCTGGCCGAACTCGGCTTGACGGGAATCAGGTTCACCTCGCCGGTCTTTCACGGCGACACGCTGTACGCCTATAGCGAGGTTCTTGAAAAACGCGATGCCGATCGCGCCGACGCCGGCATCGTCCGCTTCAAGCATTGGGGGACCAAGCATGACGGGACGATCGTCTTCGAAGGCGAGCGCACGGTCCTGATCAAGCGCCGCTCCCACTGGGGCAATCGTTGA
- a CDS encoding CoA ester lyase, which translates to MTLRLRRSELSTPASSPKMIEKAMGTAADMVFLDLEDAVAPAQKEAARKNAVEALRNLDWGKKIRAVRVNGADTHWAHGDVIEVVEGAGDKLDVIIVPKPKAPRDIWFFDTLLTQLEAKLHLKNKIGLEALIEESAALARVEEIAASSPRLEALILGFGDLSASQGMRFGVAADPANRYPGDIWHHARVRMITACRANGIDAIDGPFANFRDPEGYRREATWAATLGAVGKWAIHPSQIELANDVFAPTPHEIETARKMSEAYQAATREGAGAAGAGGMLIDAVAVRIFEGVLERARLTGRA; encoded by the coding sequence ATGACGCTTCGACTAAGACGTTCCGAACTTTCGACGCCGGCTTCGAGTCCGAAGATGATCGAGAAGGCGATGGGGACCGCGGCCGACATGGTTTTCCTCGATCTTGAAGATGCGGTCGCGCCGGCGCAGAAGGAAGCGGCGCGCAAGAACGCCGTCGAGGCGCTGCGCAATCTCGATTGGGGCAAAAAGATTCGCGCCGTGCGCGTCAACGGCGCCGACACGCACTGGGCGCACGGCGATGTGATCGAAGTTGTCGAGGGCGCGGGCGACAAGCTCGACGTCATAATCGTGCCCAAGCCGAAGGCGCCGCGCGACATCTGGTTCTTCGACACGCTGCTGACGCAGCTCGAGGCGAAACTCCATCTCAAGAACAAGATCGGCCTCGAGGCGCTGATCGAAGAAAGCGCGGCGCTCGCCCGCGTCGAGGAAATTGCCGCATCGTCGCCGCGGCTCGAGGCTCTCATCCTCGGCTTCGGCGATCTTTCGGCGAGCCAGGGCATGCGCTTTGGGGTCGCGGCCGATCCGGCAAATCGATATCCCGGCGATATTTGGCATCATGCGCGCGTCCGCATGATCACCGCGTGCCGCGCCAACGGCATCGACGCAATCGACGGACCCTTTGCCAACTTCAGGGATCCGGAAGGCTATCGGCGCGAGGCGACCTGGGCGGCGACGCTCGGCGCCGTCGGCAAGTGGGCGATACACCCGAGTCAGATCGAACTCGCCAACGACGTATTCGCGCCGACGCCGCACGAAATCGAAACCGCGCGCAAAATGTCCGAGGCCTACCAGGCTGCCACCCGCGAAGGCGCGGGCGCTGCAGGCGCGGGCGGGATGCTGATTGACGCGGTCGCGGTGCGAATCTTCGAAGGCGTGCTGGAGCGCGCTCGCCTGACCGGTCGCGCTTAA
- a CDS encoding MaoC family dehydratase — protein MADPDFSQFKLVPKGHSFEQFHQGQVFEHHWGRTINAGDNSIFTTATLAHCPLYFNAEYARAHGHPDVVVNPMLVVCTVVGISVEDLSEAGGPFLGINGLEFHRPVYPGDTLTAHSTVVSTRESASRGNFGIVTWRTEARNQRDELVISYERTNLVAKRRGAAS, from the coding sequence ATGGCAGATCCCGACTTCAGTCAGTTCAAACTCGTGCCCAAAGGCCATTCGTTCGAACAATTCCACCAGGGACAGGTCTTCGAGCATCATTGGGGGCGCACGATAAACGCCGGCGACAATTCGATCTTCACCACCGCGACGCTCGCCCATTGCCCGCTCTACTTCAACGCCGAGTATGCCCGCGCGCACGGTCATCCCGACGTGGTCGTCAATCCGATGCTGGTCGTGTGCACGGTGGTTGGCATTTCGGTCGAGGATTTGAGCGAAGCGGGCGGACCCTTTCTCGGCATCAACGGCTTGGAATTTCACCGCCCGGTCTATCCGGGCGATACCCTGACCGCGCATAGCACCGTCGTCTCAACGCGCGAATCCGCCAGCCGCGGCAACTTCGGAATCGTCACGTGGCGCACCGAAGCCCGCAATCAACGCGACGAACTCGTCATCAGCTACGAGCGGACGAACCTGGTCGCCAAACGCAGAGGAGCTGCATCGTGA
- a CDS encoding acyl-CoA dehydrogenase family protein, with protein MTDERRMIQQAARDFAMNEVLPLANKLDPEQGDIPMSLRDKLAEMGYFGIVIPEAYGGLGLGAFEYVLITEELARAWMSVASIIARGNGLGGGFTAEQRQEYLPRMARGEFLGAAALSEAEAGSDLANVSCKATRDGDGWMLNGSKMWCTFADGADFISVLARTKPPSDPHRRHEGISQFLVLKERDKFPPGLTGSPIRKIGYFGWKTWELHFDNFKLPADALLGREREGRGEGKGFYGAVSGLEVARVHTAARAIGLARGGLEDSLAYAQTRVQFGQPIGEFQAIRFKLAEMATEIEAARQLTYFVATEIDGRRRCDKEASMAKLFASEMSERVTSQAIQIHGGYGYTKDFPLERYWRDARLTKIFEGTSEIQLRIISDRLLPRVKK; from the coding sequence ATGACCGACGAGCGGCGAATGATTCAGCAGGCGGCGCGCGACTTCGCGATGAACGAAGTTCTGCCGCTGGCGAACAAGCTCGATCCCGAGCAGGGCGACATCCCGATGTCGTTGCGCGACAAGCTCGCCGAGATGGGCTACTTCGGAATCGTGATTCCGGAGGCGTACGGCGGACTTGGCCTGGGCGCGTTCGAGTACGTGCTGATCACCGAAGAACTCGCGCGCGCATGGATGAGCGTCGCCAGCATAATCGCGCGCGGCAACGGACTCGGCGGCGGTTTCACCGCCGAGCAAAGGCAAGAATATCTGCCGCGGATGGCGCGCGGAGAATTCCTCGGCGCGGCTGCGCTGTCGGAGGCGGAGGCGGGCTCCGATCTCGCCAACGTCTCGTGCAAAGCGACCCGCGACGGCGACGGCTGGATGCTCAACGGCAGCAAGATGTGGTGCACGTTTGCCGACGGCGCGGATTTCATCTCGGTGTTGGCGCGCACCAAGCCACCGTCCGATCCACACCGCCGCCACGAGGGCATCAGCCAATTCCTGGTCCTCAAGGAGCGCGACAAGTTTCCGCCGGGGCTGACCGGCTCGCCGATTCGCAAGATCGGTTACTTCGGCTGGAAGACGTGGGAGCTGCACTTCGACAACTTCAAGCTGCCTGCCGACGCATTGCTCGGCCGCGAGCGCGAAGGCCGCGGCGAGGGCAAGGGATTCTACGGCGCGGTCAGCGGACTCGAGGTGGCCCGGGTGCATACTGCGGCGCGCGCGATCGGGCTTGCACGCGGCGGGCTCGAAGACTCATTGGCATACGCGCAGACGCGGGTCCAATTCGGGCAGCCGATCGGAGAATTCCAGGCGATTCGGTTCAAGCTGGCCGAGATGGCGACCGAAATCGAAGCCGCGCGCCAGTTGACCTACTTTGTCGCCACCGAAATTGACGGCAGGCGGCGATGCGACAAGGAGGCTTCGATGGCGAAGCTGTTCGCCTCCGAAATGTCCGAGCGCGTCACCAGCCAGGCGATTCAGATTCACGGCGGCTACGGATACACCAAGGACTTTCCGCTCGAGCGCTACTGGCGCGACGCGCGTCTGACCAAAATTTTCGAGGGCACTTCCGAAATCCAGCTGCGGATTATCTCCGACCGCCTGCTGCCGAGGGTAAAGAAGTGA
- a CDS encoding CoA transferase, with product MNARTGPLSDVRILDLTQALAGPYCTMLLADLGADVIKVEPPGGDMSRSIGPHPADRKGCDYGGYFASVNRNKRSIVLDVKSDAGRDAFFKLAKTADAVVENAKTGVMDRAGIGYERLREINSALVYAAIRGFGDPRTGRSPYADWPAFDIVAQSMGGLVAVTGPQGSAGYKVGPAVGDIYPGTLAALGVVSAIHAARRTGQGQFLDVAMYDAILALCEMVVYSYSGGGLVREPGGNGTPVLCPFDIFPTRDGAIAIAAPGENHWKMLCDAIGRPELATDARTRDGRRRVANADFVRGLVADWTKAHSTREIVAAIGGKVPVGPVNTAKNIFEDPHPRARGMLVEVEQPGDNPPLVLAGCPIKLTGTPSGIYARAPRLGENTEQILAEAGISIAHKEQS from the coding sequence TTGAACGCGCGCACCGGGCCGCTCTCGGATGTTCGCATCCTCGATCTGACGCAGGCGCTGGCCGGTCCGTACTGCACGATGCTGCTGGCCGACCTTGGCGCCGACGTTATCAAGGTCGAGCCGCCCGGCGGCGACATGAGCAGAAGCATCGGGCCGCATCCCGCCGATCGAAAGGGCTGCGACTACGGCGGATATTTCGCCAGCGTCAATCGCAACAAGCGCAGCATCGTGCTCGACGTCAAGAGCGACGCCGGCCGCGATGCGTTTTTCAAGCTCGCGAAGACCGCCGACGCGGTCGTCGAGAATGCGAAGACCGGAGTGATGGATCGCGCGGGAATCGGTTACGAGCGGCTGCGCGAAATTAATTCTGCGCTGGTCTATGCCGCGATTCGCGGCTTCGGAGATCCGCGGACCGGCCGGAGCCCGTATGCGGATTGGCCCGCGTTCGACATCGTTGCGCAGAGCATGGGCGGGTTGGTCGCCGTCACGGGTCCGCAAGGCAGCGCCGGTTACAAGGTCGGTCCCGCGGTCGGCGATATCTATCCCGGCACTTTGGCTGCGCTTGGAGTGGTGTCTGCCATTCATGCAGCGCGCCGGACCGGGCAGGGACAATTTCTCGACGTGGCGATGTACGACGCGATTCTCGCCCTGTGCGAAATGGTCGTTTACAGCTACTCGGGCGGCGGCCTCGTCCGGGAACCGGGCGGCAACGGGACCCCGGTGCTGTGTCCATTCGATATTTTTCCCACCCGCGACGGCGCCATCGCTATCGCAGCGCCCGGCGAAAATCATTGGAAGATGCTGTGCGATGCGATCGGCCGGCCCGAGCTCGCCACCGACGCCCGCACCCGCGACGGCAGGCGGCGAGTCGCGAATGCCGATTTCGTGCGCGGCCTGGTCGCGGACTGGACCAAAGCGCATAGCACGCGCGAAATCGTAGCCGCGATTGGCGGCAAGGTGCCGGTTGGTCCGGTCAACACCGCCAAAAATATTTTCGAGGATCCGCATCCCAGGGCGCGCGGCATGCTGGTCGAGGTCGAGCAGCCGGGCGACAATCCTCCGCTGGTGCTTGCGGGATGTCCGATCAAGCTGACGGGCACGCCGTCGGGGATTTACGCGCGCGCGCCGCGCCTGGGCGAAAATACCGAACAGATACTCGCCGAGGCGGGAATATCAATCGCGCACAAGGAGCAATCATGA
- a CDS encoding thiolase family protein: MKKNLRDMRPVYVVGIGLHRYQRLSETPYVTLGLTAVRQALADAALEWRSVESAYTGTVLIGMAASRPMLRYLGATGIPMAQVENASASGSTAFRQACIDVASGLTDVSLAVGVDKPGPFAMAPGKARMRDLAGSRLVPFTHFALLAQEYMTRYGVSAQQIGMVAVKNNRNGANNPYAQRQKARTLEEVMAGPAISGSLTRLQCCPIGEGAAAVIVASDDAIAQLGIDRNRAVRVIASVTKTEQIYRGAKNFDAELTRETVEQAYREAGIGPGDLDLMELHDAFTIEELLYVEAMGLCAPGKAAGAIAAGEFDIGGRCAVSASGGLLAMGHPIGPTGAGQIAEITRQLRGEAGVRQQPNAKTGLAHMVGVGAVCVAHILRKGA, translated from the coding sequence ATGAAAAAGAACCTTCGCGATATGCGTCCGGTCTATGTAGTCGGCATCGGCCTCCATCGATATCAGCGCCTCAGTGAAACTCCATACGTGACGCTCGGCCTTACCGCGGTGCGGCAGGCTCTTGCGGATGCGGCCCTTGAATGGCGATCGGTCGAGTCGGCCTACACCGGCACGGTGCTGATCGGGATGGCGGCCTCCCGGCCGATGCTGCGTTATCTCGGCGCGACCGGAATCCCGATGGCTCAGGTCGAGAACGCGTCCGCTTCGGGATCGACCGCATTTCGCCAGGCGTGCATCGATGTCGCCAGCGGCTTGACCGATGTTTCACTCGCGGTGGGAGTGGACAAGCCGGGACCGTTCGCGATGGCGCCGGGGAAGGCCAGGATGCGCGACCTGGCCGGCTCTCGCCTGGTGCCGTTCACCCATTTCGCCCTGCTCGCTCAGGAGTACATGACTCGCTACGGCGTGAGCGCGCAGCAGATTGGCATGGTCGCGGTCAAGAACAATCGCAACGGGGCTAACAATCCTTACGCACAGCGCCAAAAGGCAAGAACCCTAGAGGAAGTGATGGCCGGCCCGGCTATTTCGGGGTCGCTGACGCGGCTTCAATGCTGCCCCATCGGAGAGGGCGCAGCCGCAGTGATAGTCGCCTCCGACGATGCGATCGCGCAACTCGGGATCGATCGCAACCGCGCAGTCAGAGTCATCGCGTCGGTCACGAAGACCGAGCAGATCTACCGTGGCGCGAAAAATTTTGACGCAGAATTGACTCGCGAAACGGTCGAGCAGGCTTATCGCGAAGCCGGCATAGGACCCGGCGACCTCGATCTGATGGAACTCCATGATGCGTTCACGATCGAAGAGCTGCTGTACGTGGAGGCAATGGGGCTGTGCGCGCCGGGCAAGGCCGCGGGCGCGATCGCGGCGGGCGAGTTCGATATCGGCGGCCGCTGCGCGGTCAGCGCGTCAGGAGGACTGCTCGCGATGGGCCATCCGATCGGTCCCACCGGCGCCGGACAGATCGCCGAGATCACGCGCCAGTTGCGCGGCGAAGCGGGCGTGCGCCAACAGCCCAACGCGAAGACAGGCCTTGCTCACATGGTGGGCGTCGGCGCCGTTTGCGTCGCTCATATTCTACGCAAGGGCGCGTGA
- a CDS encoding cupredoxin domain-containing protein, which yields MSTLFKFLIAGLFVLAAAATAPAAAGAQEGVAEIRFDNHHFAPQTLTVPAGQPLMIKVVNSSKETIEFESFQLNREVAMTPGETITVHLPALSPGSYDFYDDFHQDVRQGSLIAK from the coding sequence ATGTCCACGCTCTTCAAATTCCTGATCGCTGGTCTTTTCGTCTTAGCCGCAGCCGCAACAGCGCCTGCCGCCGCGGGAGCCCAAGAGGGCGTCGCCGAGATCCGCTTTGACAACCACCATTTCGCACCTCAGACGCTCACTGTGCCCGCCGGCCAGCCACTCATGATCAAGGTCGTGAATTCAAGCAAAGAGACAATCGAGTTCGAGAGCTTTCAGCTCAACCGCGAGGTCGCGATGACGCCTGGCGAAACAATCACGGTTCATCTGCCCGCGCTTAGCCCAGGAAGCTACGACTTCTACGACGATTTCCACCAGGACGTTCGCCAGGGAAGCCTCATCGCGAAGTGA
- a CDS encoding Zn-ribbon domain-containing OB-fold protein → MPNRTAVHPELYSPDLADNPSLNGGKCRACGYVFFPPQRYGCESCGAPPEKLEAVQLAGRGTLHSYATVHLYMGKDIEAPFTIGLIVLDDGPAISSTLTNRTDEGLAIGDRMKSVLVAASTDQEGNETVELRFAKAGAGK, encoded by the coding sequence ATGCCCAATCGAACCGCCGTTCATCCCGAACTCTACTCGCCGGACCTGGCAGACAATCCGTCGCTAAACGGCGGCAAATGCCGCGCGTGCGGCTATGTCTTCTTTCCGCCGCAGCGTTATGGATGCGAATCCTGCGGTGCGCCGCCCGAAAAGCTTGAGGCAGTGCAGTTGGCCGGACGCGGCACGCTTCATTCGTACGCAACTGTGCATCTCTACATGGGCAAGGACATCGAGGCTCCGTTCACGATCGGCCTGATCGTCCTCGATGACGGCCCTGCCATTTCTTCTACCCTTACCAACCGCACCGATGAGGGCCTCGCCATCGGCGATCGCATGAAGAGCGTGCTCGTTGCGGCCAGTACCGATCAGGAGGGCAACGAGACGGTCGAGCTGCGCTTCGCCAAGGCAGGGGCAGGCAAATGA
- a CDS encoding CaiB/BaiF CoA-transferase family protein — MGVLSDYRVIELAGIGPGPMCAMLLSDMGADVLRIDRAADTGLGIAAEAKYSLLNRGRRSVAFDLKRPEAIEAVLRLVEKADALIEGFRPGVTERLGLGPDHCLARNPRVVYGRMTGWGQEGPLAHAAGHDINYIALSGALHSIGRKGEAPVPPLNLVGDFGGGALYLALGVVAGLLEAQKSGKGQVVDAAMVDGAASLMTLIYGMHGSGIWNNERGDNILDTGAHYYEVYETSDGKHVAIGSIEAKFYEELLRLSGLKGEELPHQNDRRSWPAMKERLKTVFRTKTRDEWCNIMEGSDVCFAPVLSMDEAPRHPHNRHRGTFVEQGGVTQPGPAPRFSRTPSAIQRPPATPGEHTEEALRDWGFADSDLERLRNCGAIAKSSAARREP, encoded by the coding sequence ATGGGAGTGTTGTCAGACTATCGCGTCATCGAACTGGCCGGGATTGGTCCCGGACCAATGTGTGCAATGCTGCTCTCGGACATGGGCGCCGACGTGCTACGTATCGATCGCGCGGCGGACACGGGTTTGGGCATCGCGGCGGAAGCAAAATACAGCCTGCTCAATCGCGGCCGGCGCTCGGTGGCGTTCGATCTCAAGCGGCCCGAAGCGATAGAGGCCGTGTTGCGGCTGGTCGAGAAGGCGGACGCATTGATCGAAGGCTTCCGTCCCGGCGTAACCGAGCGCCTCGGCCTGGGTCCCGACCATTGTCTGGCGCGCAATCCGCGCGTCGTCTACGGACGGATGACCGGATGGGGACAGGAAGGGCCGCTGGCGCATGCGGCCGGTCACGACATCAACTACATCGCGCTGTCCGGCGCGCTGCACAGCATCGGGCGCAAGGGCGAGGCTCCGGTTCCGCCGCTGAACCTGGTTGGCGATTTCGGGGGCGGCGCGCTTTACCTGGCGTTGGGAGTAGTCGCGGGACTGCTCGAGGCGCAGAAGTCCGGCAAGGGCCAGGTGGTGGATGCCGCGATGGTGGATGGAGCGGCGTCATTGATGACCTTGATTTACGGTATGCACGGCTCGGGGATATGGAACAACGAGCGTGGCGACAACATCCTCGACACGGGCGCTCATTATTACGAGGTTTACGAAACGAGCGACGGCAAGCACGTCGCGATCGGATCGATCGAAGCAAAGTTCTACGAGGAATTGCTCCGGCTGTCGGGCCTCAAGGGCGAGGAACTGCCGCATCAAAACGATCGCAGGTCGTGGCCCGCGATGAAGGAGCGGCTGAAGACCGTGTTCCGCACCAAGACGCGCGACGAATGGTGCAATATCATGGAGGGCAGCGACGTTTGTTTCGCGCCGGTGCTCAGCATGGATGAAGCGCCGCGCCATCCGCACAACCGCCATCGCGGAACTTTCGTCGAGCAAGGGGGAGTGACGCAACCGGGGCCGGCGCCCCGATTCAGCCGGACGCCGAGCGCGATTCAGCGCCCGCCGGCAACGCCGGGCGAGCATACCGAGGAAGCGCTGCGCGATTGGGGCTTTGCCGACTCGGATTTGGAGCGACTGCGCAATTGCGGCGCGATAGCCAAGTCCAGCGCGGCGCGGCGCGAGCCTTAA
- a CDS encoding heme-binding domain-containing protein, which translates to MRLGNVATIALLGIAGTLLLAQFVPVQRSNPPATGDVSAPPRIEATLRRACYDCHSNETRWPWYSRVAPISWLDVHEVELGRKQINFSEWGEYYPATRKRKLQWTDRALREQKMPPWSYRIVHPEVRLTDEDRAALERWIDWEITHPSPDSRNK; encoded by the coding sequence ATGAGGCTTGGGAATGTCGCAACCATTGCACTGCTTGGAATCGCTGGAACTCTTTTGCTCGCCCAGTTTGTTCCAGTTCAACGCTCCAACCCGCCGGCGACAGGCGATGTTTCCGCTCCGCCCAGAATCGAGGCGACGTTGAGACGCGCCTGCTACGACTGCCACTCCAACGAGACGCGATGGCCCTGGTACAGCCGCGTCGCTCCGATCTCGTGGCTGGACGTGCACGAGGTGGAACTGGGTCGCAAGCAAATCAACTTCTCCGAGTGGGGCGAATACTACCCAGCCACGCGAAAACGAAAGCTTCAATGGACGGACAGGGCGCTGCGCGAGCAGAAGATGCCGCCGTGGTCCTACCGCATTGTTCATCCGGAGGTCCGCTTGACCGACGAAGACCGCGCCGCACTGGAACGATGGATCGATTGGGAAATTACCCATCCATCACCGGATTCACGGAATAAGTGA
- a CDS encoding glutathione S-transferase family protein: MTKLYGTSRSRSARSLWALEELGVKYEHLPIATTEAKSAENLKRNPNGHVPVLEDDGVVIWESMAINLYLAEKYGKNSLWPPEPAARADIYKWSFWAMTEVEPHLITLLRNRVMHPPEQRDEKAALAAIEALKAPLNVLESSLKGREYLLGKNFTIADLNVAAVMSWVPMMKLDMSSTPNVQAWLQKCLGREANKKVRGLK; the protein is encoded by the coding sequence GTGACAAAACTTTACGGAACTTCGCGATCGCGCAGCGCCCGGTCCTTGTGGGCTCTCGAAGAGCTCGGCGTCAAATACGAGCATCTTCCGATTGCGACGACCGAAGCCAAGTCGGCCGAGAATCTCAAACGCAATCCCAACGGGCACGTGCCGGTGCTTGAAGACGACGGCGTGGTGATTTGGGAATCGATGGCGATCAATCTCTACCTGGCCGAAAAGTACGGGAAGAATTCGCTGTGGCCGCCGGAGCCCGCCGCGCGCGCCGACATCTACAAGTGGAGCTTCTGGGCGATGACCGAGGTCGAGCCGCATCTCATCACCCTTTTGCGCAATCGAGTAATGCATCCCCCCGAGCAGCGTGACGAAAAAGCCGCGCTGGCTGCCATCGAAGCTTTGAAGGCGCCGCTGAACGTGCTCGAGAGTTCGCTCAAGGGCAGGGAATATCTGCTCGGCAAGAACTTTACGATTGCGGACTTGAACGTGGCCGCGGTCATGAGCTGGGTGCCGATGATGAAGCTCGACATGTCATCGACTCCGAACGTACAGGCGTGGTTGCAAAAATGCCTTGGGCGGGAAGCCAATAAGAAGGTTCGCGGGCTGAAGTAA